The following proteins come from a genomic window of Bactrocera dorsalis isolate Fly_Bdor chromosome 6, ASM2337382v1, whole genome shotgun sequence:
- the LOC115065848 gene encoding uncharacterized protein LOC115065848 encodes MGESHIDSSKNDGDDEFSLPSSKTKQNTLVLEHTALAAQRFGVSDRAAALIVSSAFLDAKKAGLITEDQASFVADKCKISRAKQSVGVKLQNTESIDSVYGLYFDGRKDNTLAQVSEGEKYYRDTVKTEHISLIAESGCHYFGHVTSPSGSAEDETQAIWQHLQDISVDVEHLEVVGADGTNTNTSWKGGIFRKLEERIGRPLQWVVCLLHFNELPFRALFEHIDGVSKSPNTFSSDIGKLLPDCEKLPVVKFESFPSCRLPSEVNNPTQLSTDKAYLYKISEAVISGQCANRILGLYISTDKPTKEIKILVKYVYILTVYSPLWFSIRFNSSIKDGSRHLYAAIHRSRYLPAKLRKVVDSSIQQNAFLLSKKTFSLV; translated from the exons atGGGAGAAAGC cacattgattcttcgaaaaacgatggtgatgatgaattttctcttccatcctctaaaaccaaacaaaacacactagtattagaacacactgctttagctgcccaaagatttggagtaagtgatagagcagcggccttgattgtttcatctgcttttctggatgccaaaaaagcaggtttgataacagaggatcaggctagctttgtcgctgacaaatgcaagattagtcgggcaaaacaaagtgttggagttaagctccaaaacaccgaaagtattgactctgtatatgggctgtattttgacggccgcaaagacaatacacttgcacaagtcagcgaaggtgaaaagtactaccgcgacactgtcaaaacggaacatatttctcttatagcagaatctggttgtcattactttggccacgtcacctctccttccgggtcagctgaggatgagacgcaggctatatggcaacatttacaagacatttcagttgatgtggaacatctagaagttgtcggtgctgatggcaccaacacgaacacaagctggaaaggtggaatctttcggaaactagaagaaagaataggtaggccattacagtgggttgtttgtcttctacatttcaacgaacttccatttcgtgctcttttcgaacacatagatggtgtctcaaagagtccaaatacattctctagcgacataggtaaactgctccctgattgtgagaagttgcctgttgtcaaatttgaaagttttccatcctgccgaTTACCTTCTGAAGTTAATAacccgacccaacttagcacagacaaagcttatctctataaaatatcagaagctgttatttccggtcaatgtgcaaatagaattctgggattatacatttctactgacaaaccaacaaaggaaataaagattttggtcaagtacgtatacatacttacagtttactcacctttgtggttctcaataagattcaacagttcaatcaaagatggctcgcgccatctctatgctgcaattcataggtcgagatacttacctgctaaactgcgcaaggttgtcgattcatccattcaacagaatgctttcttgcTCTCcaagaaaacattctccttagtatga